The Amphiura filiformis chromosome 1, Afil_fr2py, whole genome shotgun sequence nucleotide sequence CCTTGACTATATATTGCACTGTAGAGGTAATATTAATGTGTCTCTTTGGGTAGAGTTGCATGTGTGTCTttaccccagacaaacaagaacctagacctataactttggtttgcgtagtgaagtcaacactgcttagcaacgattttgacaaggacgcaaccctgacgcaaacaagcagacatgttcgcggcctacagaacatgttgcatttcacgctggcgataacggcgcagcaatcacgcaaacgatcgcgtttttcggtCCAGACATGAACGCTAAATTATCCGCGTCccaccacccgaccaaaatcaccttggatacgtggcttcacctactgccatggttagggatgggcagttacaggtctaggtggtatgtctatggtcttTACTATATACCTTGACTATATATTGCACTGTAGAGGTAATATTACTGTCTCTTTGGGTAGAGTTGCATGTGTGTCTTTACTACATACCTTGACTATATATTGCACTGTAGAGGTAATATTAATGTGTCTCTTTGGGTAGAGTTGCATGTGTGTCTTTACTATATACCTTGACTATATATTGCACTGTAGTGGTAATATTACTGTGTCTCTTTGGGTAGAGTTGCATGTGTGTCTTTACTATATACCTTAACTATATATTGCACTGTAGAGGTAATATTACTGTCTCTTTGGGTAGAGTTGCATGTGTGTCTTTACTACATACCTTGACTATATATTGCACTGTGAGGTAATATTACTGTGTCTCTTTGGGTAGAGTTGCATGTGTGTCTTTACTATATACCTTGACTATATATTGCACTGTAGTGGTAATATTACTGTGTCTCTTTGGGTAGAGTTACATGTGTGTCTTTACTACATAAAGCTGGACTATATATTGCACGGTAGAGGTAATATTACTGTGTCTCTTTGGGTAGAGTTGCATGTGTGTCTTTACTATATACCTTGACTATATATTGCACTGTAGTGGTAATATTACTGTGTCTCTTTGGGTAGAGTTGCATGTGTGTCTTTACTACATACCTTGACTATATATTGCACTGTAGTGGTAATATTACTGTGTCCCTTTGGGTAGAGTTGCATGTGTGTCTTTACTATATACCTTGACTATATATTGCACTGTAGAGGTAATATTACTGTGTCTCTTTGGATAGAGTTGCATGTGTGTCTTTACTACATACCTTGACTATATATTGCACTGTAGTGGTAATATTAATGTGTCTCTTTGGGTAGAGTTGCATGTGTGTCTTTACTACATACCTTGACTATATATTGCACTGTAGAGGTAATATTACTGTGTCTCTTTGGATAGAGTTGCATGTGTGTCTTTACTACATACCTTGACTATATATTGCACTGTAGTGGTAATATTACTGTGTCCCTTTGTGTAGAGTTGCATGTGTGTCTTTACTATATACCTTGACTATATATTGCACTGTAGAGGTAATATTACTGTGTCTCTTTGGATAGAGTTGCATGTGTGTCTTTACTACATACCTTGACTATATATTGCACTGTAGTGGTAATATTACTGTGTCTCTTTGGGTAGGGGTGCATGTGTGTCTTTACTACATACCTTGACTATATATTGCACTGTAGAGGTAATATTACTGTGTCTCTTTGGGTAGAGTTGCATGTGTGTCTTTACTACATACCTTGACTATATATTGCACTGTAGAGGTAATATTACTGTGTCTCTTTGGGTAGAGTTGCATGTGTGTCTTTACTACATCAGCAGGTTGAGTCGCAACAGCTGCCACCATTCCTGATAAAATTCCACAACTAAAATTAATGCCTGGTCCAAGCAGGCTTCCTTGTAAACCTGAAAGCAtacattaaaaaacaataataaaaaacatttagTAAGATGCCAACACTTTTTTGAGCAGTGGCTGACAGTATATTCTTACaccatattttgtttgtttgcaatatacatgtactttttagGCCCCAAATATGtagcaaaagaaaacaaacaaaaaacaccagaAAACCCTGTTTTTAATGTTTAAAGTAATTAAATGGCCATCATTTTATAAGTAGCCTAAATGGTGCAACActatttttgatgatttattggATGTGATGGAGTCTATGGCATCAGTAAAGAGAGGAGCATGAGATCTCATCCCTTAGGacacaacccaaaagttcgatgaagccttataaacgaaagtcctttcgttagaaggctaaccccctccccctctaACGTGGCCTCTagtgtggcgcccagggcacattGCCCCCCTGCCCCTAGTTACCCCACTGCTAAGATACTGATCACgttttaagaaacaataattctattttattttgaaatatttttcttttaaaaattagaagttgctggattttcaaataaaaaagaataaaagtgtggtacagctgctttaaaaaatcaacttacaagttgcaggttgcaagtactgcactctatatttatttgaaatcattttcaagcaaccactgtaaaatgtcaatatcgtacttcagaaaatactaaaattttacaattaggccctatatattaaatccttaaaaaaagatcaaatttgaccgatgttttaactacttctttacaaacgtaatcagactttttgacaTCCGTCCCTCCCTAATGAAAGGAATTTTGTTTATAAGGCTTCattgaacttttgggttgttcccttaactCCATGGGCAAAACTCACTCAATTATCTGCTTCTAAGAatcattttgattggttacaaagagtgaTCATGTATTGAGTCAATCAGAGATGTGATAACAATACTCATTGGGATTGAAGGGggttaagggggtattacacctctggccaattttgtgcctatttttgcatttttctcaaaaattatagcgcattggtgacaagtaacatatgtatattatagcggcaaggactacaaccactgcactgaaaattcatcaactcaaggcaagtagttattgatttattgatcaaatactggttttccctcatttttgactgtaactccacaactgttgtctgtgctgaaatacaatttccagtgcagtagttgtagtccttgcctcaaTAATATACACATCATACTTGACACCATtgggctataatttttgagaaaaatgcaaaaataggcacaacattgggcaggggtgtagtacccccttaagcttagAACTTCTAAGAGATTCAAAAGCCCATATTTGATttgttactcagatgattataccaTATAAGTAACCAATCAGATGCACTGTAAGGAAGGGAGTGGTGCCCATGAGATTAAAAGAGCTTGCAGTTTGCACGGCTGTCTAAAGATTTCACTTATTCAATATAATTTCATCCACCCACTATCATACACttaatttttatcattattgttcATTCTTAACGTTATTATTGTCCGATATACTCACTTCTATTTTCACCTAAGATTATTCTTCTAAAACTAGTATAAAACATGAGGTAGATCCCTGAGAATGGTGCATCTCTTAATAATGTAGCAGCAAGGCCACTGTATAAACCTGCAAATGAcaaatgtgacgcgatcaagcaaaatcagtcggaactcggcaatattgattttgagatatagccaaacaaaacgAATATTTCCttctgtttcctattgttttggaaacactttaattgctaatatctttggaactggttgtccaatttcaatgggtttttctgcaaaagcagctttgtaaatgctatttagtagcctataagaaactgaaaatgtaatatttccgagttccgactgattttgcttgatcgtatcacaaatAAGCAAAATGTATTAGGAAACATTTGGCACCTActtaaggaatgggatattaacgtttagcaatgttttcacatattttttgtgggagctgagagtacaccagacctgtcgaattacattctgaatacgaggaatgtccttctgatatcaaataatttcgattttttgaaattcgcaatataatacaaatttgatgacaaattattaaaatttgatatttttaaaattgttgatatttaatagtcctcgaagttaactttataaatctaatgatatgtactgaaagcgtatgtagctgtgataaaaagccgacgatcaattgaaaattttgacctttcatattattgatatacatttttttccctaaaagacctaattttgtttggtgttttggggaaaaaaatccatatcttcaatacgagaggtcaaaattttcaattcatcatcggcttttcttcccagctacatacactataagtacatatcattagatttataaagtttacttcgaggactgttaaatatcaaaaatatcattttttaatcatttgccataaaatgcgtattatatcgctaatttcaaaaatcaaaattatttgatatcagaaggacattcttcagattcagaatgcaattcgatatgtctgatgtgctctcatgtcccacaaaaaatactgtccaaacgtccatacacCATCCCTTAACACTTGCACAAAGTCACGCTACAAGTACAAGTCACAATATTGCGAGCTGTGTGTAGAACacagtggtggccatcttggatatggGAGTAAGGAAAAAATACTACAATTACTTTATTaacatttcaaaaaattattccTTATGAGCAGTTTTGAAATTCACATTGCCTGCCCAACCAAGATAGCCATCAAGAGCTTGTGCCAGGTCAAATTAGTGCATCATGTGCAACGAGTAGAATTTACACAAATCCACCATGCCAAGTAGGAAACATTGAAGTAAAAGCAAAAATagaatatatttaaaatttaataGAGCCATCCAAATTTTTGAACGGACTTGTTGTTGTGGGTATGTTGCTTGCCTTACAAATCTGATATTTTCAGAATTTGTAAATTTAgctcctttttcttttttctttttcaaaatgttaccatTCTCCTCAAGGCTGGTGCATATTTATCATCCATTTGatcctatactatgatcagcgcTTAATAGGCGGGAATCGGTTTTTGCATCATTCACAcaatacgcaaagcgcagttcgcgtaggtgctgcgctcAGCTGTGTGTaagtcattctatatcaatccacaatgttatgagcctcgcctattacgagctgatcagagtatatctCATGATAAGTTCTCATAACATACTATATCGGCACCACAGCACCAACAAGAGGTGTCCGAAAATAAACAAATTCTACCCAATAGTTAGTACCGAAAATGAACAATTTACCAACTCTGAAATAATCTGTACCTTGCCGAATTATCATTACCTTTTCTTCCCTCTAACTTATATATACTTTTGAGAGCCCCAAATGTACTTTGGTATTTGTATGCTGTGCtctgaaagagagagagagagagaaaaaaaaaaaaagaaagataaaaCAGGAAGTTTCAAACAGTGCTTCTAATGCAAATTGCCAAATGATTGACTGATAATCAAATTACCAAAGGGGCCAGAGAATATGAAGTTCACAATTTGGTTTGGTGGGTTTTTTCCAGCTAAACTGAAATTTTGGCTTCTGCCCAAATCACATGTATGGAAACAACTTCCTGTTTACCTCTGTACTTTGCCAATTCTATTACATTATTTTAATGACCCTGCCACTGAATTTTGGGATCCTTATTGACTTCATGCTTTGCTTTTCTCAATCACATCgcctctcacaaaatgagcataaagttgacaaaataaatttctgAGATATTCCTGATATAAAACTACTATTTTATACCCTATAATatcataccaaacatgttaggACAGCtcctttggtcttcaaaaatcaatatttcctccataatgttcatttattttctaTTGAATTCTGTCATCTTAAATGgattgtatcttctatagtgccctgatGACTTTGCTAATTTTGTGGGAGCAAGTGATcatgagttgaggctttctggctcctAACCCTCGACATGCAAGTATGTAATATTTCATCCTCCCTTCATGATAAAATGTCAGCTTTTGTCTATACCAGATTGCATTCACATTTGGCATTTACATAGTTTATTGTCAATCAAATCTGAATATTGATGAATTTTAGGATGTTTTGATTGCACAATCACCCATAGCCCCTTTAATTTCAACAAACAGTCGGTTTCCTTTGAAAAATAAGTGTGCAATGTATAATAATaatcgacagtattttttgtgggacatgagagcacatcagacatatcaaattgcattctgaatacgaagaatgtctttctgatatcaaataattttaattttttgaaattcacgatataatacaaattttatgacaaattattaaaatttgatatttttcacatttttgatatataacagtcctcgaagtaaattttataaatctaatgatatattcttaaagtgtatgtagctgggaggaaaagctgatttatcaattaaaaattttgacctttcatattgaagatatggattttttccccaaaagacctaatatttttggtgtttttggaaaaacaatccatatcttcaatacgaagggtcaaaattttcaattgatcgtcggcttttcatcccacctacatacactttaagtataaatcatcagatttatcaaatttactttgagtactgttaaatatcaaaattatcaatttttaatcatttgccataaaatgtgtattacattgcgaatttcaaaaaatcaaaataatttgatatcagaaggacattctttgtattcagaatgcaatttgatatgtctgatgtgctctaatgtcccacaataaatactgtccaaacgttcataccccatcccttaaggtggctgtgtactctcagacatgcatgtagtaaaagtgcaataactttgtaataaataacaaaaaaaatataaaagtatacatttttatgaaggcaagacatcaataaatcttaatataaatacagatttggggtaaaaacaacaattttgaagaaaatcacaaaaaaagtgagtttttggcaatatttgttaggtacatcataacaaaaaaacactctttctaaaatattttattttgtttttagctcaatcttgaggctccattccaaaaacgtttttttaatttttttgttattgtccttattttttgagatattgaccatataaggcatcaaaatgaactttttaaaattcaaaaacgcctatttgcacaaaatgatgcccaaactcggaaatagaccaaaatataaaaatgagaaaaccgtttcttgagtcgatcatgctttttacgatgatcatatttgcttacctatagatgctgtatttattgagttatcgtattaccctaaatcgtcattttacagagaaaatgaacattgaaataatggccgttgaagtttaaagtggtcacattttgcactttcatcgaatctcacaggagaatgcgacagttttcgcttttgtaacttatattacgtgaacatcgggtaaatccacagccccttgagaagtttgagcgaaatccattcataacttgatatttaaatcggggaaagaacttgaaaaacccacattttatcagctaaaacggagccatttgaccactaggtttttgtgaaatcagtgcttccgtggtgtttccataagatgcgccacgcatgcagataagcgtcagcgtatgcgtcgcgtatttgtgcgttaacaaattgcgcgatacgcaacgcgatgagttgttgcgcgtgtaccttgctggtacaacaaagattttctttccttttcaatttcaaacacgagtggaatagtgaaataaaatccttaaaatattgcagttggagtttacaaatctggattttcattccttgtataaaatttataaaaaacataacaaggtacaaacatatcataaaaactcaatttttagaaagaaacaatggctagagtacacagccgcgttaactgtATCAATTTTACTCACTTCAAATCTAGTTTTAACCACAGTGACTGGAAGTAGTATAAGATCAGCTATGCATCTGGATACTGCACCTAATGATATGGCTTGAAGAGGAGAAGGATCTGTGGTTCTGTGTaccaaaatgaaaacaacatttgATATTATAACTAACATTATAAATGAACAAaggcacatatgtgaccatccatctcaaaccgcttgtaaagtcggcaaattgtatttcgagttacagtgcaaaatatgcatagaggttgtattcatatgtccctaatatttgtccgacatatttctcattttagtccagtcaaacaccaatctttaatcctattgttgaagaggataataagcttatacttatgtatagcattagtaaaaagcttttaAGCTTTTTAATGCCATAGcttttaagctttttactaatgctatacatacaATTAACAATGAGCTAGTTGACTGATCACAAGGAAATTAGTAGCATTCCAAACTGCCTGCTGTGTTGATAATATCTTACTTTGTAGATCAGCATTATTGAAAATGCAACTGGTACTACTTTTGCCCCCaaaacttacacacatgcattgaccttaGATGGTGCACCAAAGTTTAACtccaatttggggtcaaaggtcattaaaaggacatttcctgatctacagcatcatccccccacttttttcaaaaaacctctggctacataatgtttatgtacaaaatatttcttgcagattaatttgtttatcaaaactattgtgaaatttgaattatgttcttaGGATCACTTCCATtcacaaaatactataaaatgccAAGTCTTGCTCAAATTAAGTAGTGCAGACTTGTACTTATGTATACATTAACCTTAGCTGATGCACTATAAATTCctaataggggtcaaaggtcatttaggggtaatTTCTGCTTAACGGCTACAGTTAGGTTCAGATCTATTGCTAGATctagtttctttatttttgatgtgTGAAGTACTCACCCCAATTGGCTTTGAAGCCAGCTGAGAGATCCAAAGTAGAAACCTACTCCAGGCACTGTTCTGTACAAGGACTGAAAATCAACAACAATACACAAGTTTACAAACAAGATTTGCAACTATGGGCCTATTTAGTATAATATGGTAACCATTATGTATTGCTGTCATAGCTCAGTTGTTAAGAGCACTAGCTAGATACCCaagggtcccaggttcaaatcctgggcaAGGATAACAATTTTTATTCCTTGGCTGTCTTTGAGAGAAAGAATAAATTGCTATCAAAAAATCCACGATATATACTTAATACAATTTGTCATCCTAAAACATCCTAAATTTCGTAAACCAATTTCAAAGgaaattagatttaaaattaaggTAATTTAGATATTTTATGAGAAGTTTTTATATACTTGGGCCTCTCTGTGGTCATAACTCAATCAAGTTTTATTTATTCCCTCCTACAtgcacctttttttttaatttgtattttcccATGCATTATTTCAAACAAGATCTTTATTAACAATATTcttgcaatttttttcaaatcactTGAAAGCACTTACCGGTACCATTCCTCTCCACAATCCAAAGAATTTCTCTTTTTTGACCACACCCACAATTGTTTTGATCATTCCATCCCCCCTGTGAGTTTTACTCAACATTGCAGCTTGAAGACGAGTCTTGACGAGGTCAAAGGGTTGCAGTAGCACTGTTGTACATGTTCCACTAAAAGCACCTGCTATGAAGCATTTGAATACACGTGTCTGGTGGAAAAATATGGCATAAATGGCAAGTCACTATCAGTGCGGCAGTTCAACGATACAAATACCGTAGTGGACCTGTCATTACTTATCATCTGATCGTCTGAACTCCTCATCTGATGACATTTGTCTTCACATACCTTCACTCAATTAGAAATCACTTTCCATTGGTGCTCCTCATATTACAGAATGAACTTCCCCAAAGAGGTCAGAGAACTGAGGGCCATGAGGTCTATAAAAGTTTTACAAATCCACTGAACTTATCATTTATATAATTTCTATTCTTTTCAATGTGTGTTCACTGTATTTATACTGTGTGGTGTGAGGTATAATTAAGATGTTTTAAACAAATCATCACTAAATGTTATAAATTATTACACTTTATGACAGCCTTCATATGATGTTGAAATTGTGACTGATGACTTGAAAACCTTAACCTAtagaaaaatttaaatttgacggaAATAGATGTTAAGATGctttgaatgaaaaagtgatAACCTCATCCCCATGGTGTTTACCACCTATACTGTCCCGGTGAAATAtatttttgcttctaatatcaaaaccgctggtcCAAttgaattcaaaatcatattattttggtacaggcctcaatttaagattattttcatttcattttattagctATCAAAACACAACATGAAAAATCTGACCACCCACTGTTAGTATCAAATTAATAGGAAACTACACCTACCTGATAAAACCTTGTACAAGTTGTAGCAGTCGTCAAGCTAGCTTTacccttttcagagccactgtcTGATGTTTGGTGTTCCATTATGAAATCCAACAA carries:
- the LOC140148514 gene encoding mitochondrial glycine transporter A-like; this encodes MEHQTSDSGSEKGKASLTTATTCTRFYQTRVFKCFIAGAFSGTCTTVLLQPFDLVKTRLQAAMLSKTHRGDGMIKTIVGVVKKEKFFGLWRGMVPSLYRTVPGVGFYFGSLSWLQSQLGTTDPSPLQAISLGAVSRCIADLILLPVTVVKTRFESTAYKYQSTFGALKSIYKLEGRKGLYSGLAATLLRDAPFSGIYLMFYTSFRRIILGENRSLQGSLLGPGINFSCGILSGMVAAVATQPADVVKTHMQLYPKRHSNITSTVQYIVKENGVHGLFKGIAPRCIRRTLMAALAWTVYEEAIVKLGLK